One segment of Drosophila mauritiana strain mau12 chromosome 3R, ASM438214v1, whole genome shotgun sequence DNA contains the following:
- the LOC117145038 gene encoding bromodomain and WD repeat-containing protein 3 isoform X2, whose amino-acid sequence METRQPSSGDDLKPELYFLISKFLAAGPLEETAKVLIRELEEKKVLPRRLDWQGNEHEQTFEELERKYKHIGANHLLEICSRLGPLVDRELPPSVPGINSLLGTGRQNLLRTKETVYCHRSLRDYCTRLNGVSLPDSLLTKPTHNLDRVLTGREHGGEVRRKLLVPTDLYRRTKLLRRTVGHLSSVYCVLFDRTGRYIITGADDLLIKIWSAADGRLLATLRGASSEITDIAINLDNTMLAAGSLDHILRVWDMQTTSPIAVLSAHTGMITSVNFCPSPRSDLKYLVTTSTDGSIAFWQYSTPRGQKITFAPKPTQYHEKLRPGQAQMMCTTFSPGGIFLAAGSADHHVRVYMMGEDGPKRILETEAYTDAVDSVQWSHRGLRFISGSKDGTAHIWTFESQQWKSSKLCMTERLASCPEPEEGKRLKVTMVAWDASDRYVITAVNDFTIKIWDSKSAKLHRVLRGHKDELYVLESNPRDEHVLLSAGHDGQVFLWDIEQGVCVANFLNDIDGQGHGSVFDAKWSPDGTMIAATDSHGHILIFGLGVCIEKYKMLPTELFFHTDFRPLLRDAQHHVVDEQTQIMPHLMPPPFLVDADGNPHPSRFQRFVPGRESCSLDQLIPNLTVGVDGVVIDDGGAGGDAVVAAAPAEAPPAALPPAAAGGPQGANYSHIDRMIAALANRQSVNVNANDANPTNGNQSFERLTNRQMPDSNGRQSSRGNVLGSRLSTPRQGWGAAAAAPVEYQAGPSQPPAEPAAEPGQAQVQQALPLKFIRRTYVRPMKYPQLQNLKQTIYSAGQFEKQEYKREMRRRPIMINTASAASSQQPGSVGRPRNTRANGGGARAGRRRGPQPAGGQPQPAYRTRAVRDQEPEHYDEVAQPPEEEEEEVSSNSSGDTSYSNVEENLEDSSDESETDSSDYSDWVADTPGPNLEPPKRSKRKPLSRRPRSSDDSSDDERAGRSRGGQVTARKVGRKTVLFPPTDANGEIPELYRPAEWLSEVIPRKAPYYPQMGDEVVYFRQGHAKYLDAVRLKKVYKLSHSSEPWNFHTLRDHELVRVIGIKYEIRPPRLCCLKLAIIDEEGNMTGTTFKIKYHDMPDVLDFLVLRQTFDLAVQRNWSIGDRFRCMIVDGWWMGQIESRHALSADFPDSSFMCFRVRWDNGEYEFMSPWDMEPIDQQRVPDEVGGAVPVLPEEIRATLYQPKSEEWHRGDRDGTCRRIINGLEQVMRLSIAEHFLAPVDLNIYPDYAYLIEYPIDLTTIMYRFENHFYRRITSAQFDVRYLATNAEQYNRRHAIIVKHSRIVTDLCLRIIREPDEIDVAAVYHQLADVYHSSESENEVDSDVVPSTSTGPTTSAAAAAARQRVSSARRSTRIHSEGDWRADCRQLLDLMWARTDSAPFREPVDTIDFPDYLEIIATPMDLRTVKEDLLGGNYDDPLDFAKDVRLIFQNSKNYNTNKRSRIYAMTLRLSALFESHIKTVVTSWKAALRRANKNKSGSSGGGRGSSSSPNKRVKKERSTRRNQKPTAAARRLPVANSSEEEDEEDDDDDDDDDDEEEAATRGRSRRRNGVARRGKSSSSEEEEEEETSAQATSDASSDEEERAQSNDSSPQQTRTRRARQRQRLSDDSNINDSEDSYNPNEGRSSRRRPGAARPSSNRQTNGHSSKRRRLNKSPANAAPGPSLPRRTRRIAGSSAEEAASHSQHDESTQDSQIGRRKGRSASSRSQPIGNGPSTSAAAASNSSLESPSRNTRANGSRTSSHLGAENDHSYHLPVRNGRIIESDTDSPVIRPTRQSAKRALMDWGRGSDIEEEEEEEEEEEEEESEEAEEILPTPTKDDVPSTSRAALAQAAAGPSRQLRTNRNTVVRPAQIDDDDDDDSDNEPLANNQQKNYQSPAKSSSTATVAPHPLSLRRRLSSPPERNTHMTRSHATSTTSSAAASRAEQQPAVSTHDHNYLGNVNSSRAPRRILSRHQRNADELDTSLDVLENSRLLSAIANHRRPTSTTNSNSTSNVVTRRLRGRASQANSHDEDHEEEEAAASDEGTDGGSSSQSYEDEDEDSDSEDNQPLTSYVSPSNGRPRRKAKTSSSSATTQERPLRRTRRPPSNNSIANDNDDDDDYVVPRSRRANRGGNQRAGRNQKRPRYNEQSEEEEAAAGYSHRSKRIRNGDAHASSQERSQASTERDQAEDDDGTSVDSDEQRLNVSSRGRVRKPSAKARGIFKE is encoded by the exons ATGGAAACTAGACAGCCCAGTTCCGGTGATGATCTAAAGCCAG AGCTGTACTTCCTCATTTCCAAGTTCCTGGCCGCGGGACCGCTGGAGGAGACGGCGAAG GTCTTGATCCGGGAACTCGAGGAGAAGAAG GTTTTGCCGCGTCGTCTCGATTGGCAGGGAAACGAGCATGAGCAGACCTTTGAGGAATTG GAACGAAAGTACAAGCATATTGGCGCCAATCACTTGCTTGAAATATGCAGCCGTCTGGGTCCACTGGTGGATCGCGAGCTTCCGCCCAGTGTGCCGGGCATCAACTCGCTGTTGGGTACTGGGCGCCAGAACCTCCTGCGCACCAAGGAAACCGTCTACTGCCATCGCTCCTTAAGGGACTACTGCACCCGCCTTAATGGAGTCTCGCTGCCGGATTCGCTCCTCACGAAGCCGACCCACAACTTAG ATCGCGTTCTAACTGGACGGGAACACGGCGGGGAAGTACGTCGCAAGCTCCTCGTGCCCACGGACCTCTACCGCCGGACAAAATTGCTCCGTCGCACTGTGGGCCACCTGTCCTCGGTGTACTGTGTGCTGTTTGATCGCACAGGGAGATACATCATCACCGGAGCCGATGATCTGCTTATAAAGATATGGTCAGCGGCAGATGGCCGCCTGCTGGCCACTCTGCGAGGCGCCTCATCCGAGATTACAGACATAGCCATTAACTTGGACAATACGATGCTGGCTGCCGGGTCATTGGATCACATACTGAGAGTGTGGGACATGCAAACCACATCACCCATCGCCGTATTGTCTGCTCACACGGGCATGATAACTTCGGTGAACTTTTGTCCGTCGCCACGTAGCGATCTAAAATATCTAGTGACCACCAGCACAGATGGGTCGATCGCCTTCTGGCAATACTCAACGCCGCGCGGGCAAAAGATCACGTTTGCCCCGAAGCCAACGCAGTATCATGAGAAACTGCGGCCCGGACAAGCGCAGATGATGTGTACCACCTTTTCGCCGGGAGGCATTTTTCTAGCCGCTGGATCTGCCGATCACCATGTGCGCGTCTATATGATGGGCGAGGACGGTCCAAAACGAATATTGGAGACGGAAGCTTACACAGATGCCGTGGACTCGGTGCAGTGGTCGCATCGTGGACTGAGATTTATATCAGGCAGCAAGGACGGAACAGCACACATCTGGACGTTTGAGTCGCAGCAGTGGAAAAGTTCCAAACTATGCATGACGGAGCGTCTGGCCAG CTGCCCGGAACCAGAGGAGGGAAAGAGGCTAAAGGTAACGATGGTAGCCTGGGATGCCTCGGACCGTTATGTCATCACCGCCGTTAACGATTTTACT ATAAAAATCTGGGACTCGAAGTCAGCCAAGCTGCATCGTGTTCTGCGTGGGCACAAGGATGAGCTTTATGTGCTTGAGTCGAACCCAAGAGATGAGCATGTCCTTCTTTCCGCCGGCCACGATGGCCAGGTATTTCTGTGGGACATCGAGCAGGGCGTTTGTGTGGCCAACTTCCTTAACGACATCGATGGCCAAGGCCATGGCAGTGTCTTTGATGCCAAGTGGTCACCGGATGGCACAATGATAGCTGCCACCGATTCGCATGGACACATCCTGATCTTTGGCTTGGGTGTGTGCATTGAAAAGTACAAAATG cttcCCACGGAGCTGTTTTTTCATACGGATTTTCGACCTTTATTGAGAGATGCGCAGCATCATGTGGTGGACGAGCAGACTCAGATAATGCCGCACCTAATGCCCCCGCCTTTCCTGGTCGATGCAGATGGCAACCCACATCCATCAAGGTTTCAACGATTTGTGCCTGGTCGTGAGAGCTGTAGCCTGGACCAATTGATTCCAAATCTTACGGTAGGCGTGGATGGCGTAGTAATCGACGATGGAGGTGCAGGTGGAGATGCTGTTGTGGCCGCTGCACCGGCTGAAGCTCCACCAGCAGCGTTGCcccctgctgctgctggaggacCACAGGGAGCAAACTACTCCCATATCGACCGCATGATTGCAGCCTTGGCCAATCGGCAGTCTGTTAATGTAAATGCCAATGATGCCAATCCGACCAACGGCAACCAGTCGTTCGAACGTTTGACCAATCGTCAAATGCCGGATTCCAATGGCAGGCAATCCTCACGTGGCAATGTCCTCGGCAGTCGTTTGAGCACGCCTCGCCAAGGATGGggtgctgcagctgccgcGCCAGTTGAGTATCAAGCAGGGCCGTCTCAACCTCCGGCAGAACCTGCAGCCGAACCTGGCCAGGCACAAGTCCAACAAGCGCTGCCTCTGAAATTCATCCGTCGCACTTATGTGCGTCCCATGAAGTATCCCCAGTTGCAAAACCTTAAGCAGACTATTTACTCTGCCGGTCAGTTTGAAAAGCAGGAGTACAAACGCGAAATGCGCCGCCGACCCATCATGATAAACACTGCCAGTGCAGCATCTTCGCAGCAGCCAGGAAGCGTGGGCAGGCCACGAAACACGCGAGCCAATGGCGGCGGCGCAAGAGCTGGACGAAGACGTGGACCCCAGCCAGCTGGAGGACAGCCACAACCCGCTTATCGCACCCGCGCTGTTCGGGATCAGGAGCCGGAGCACTACGATGAGGTAGCGCAGCCACCCGAGGAAGAGGAGGAAGAAGTGTCCAGCAACTCATCCGGCGACACCAGCTACTCGAATGTGGAAGAAAACCTAGAGGACAGCAGCGATGAGTCGGAAACGGACAGTTCCGATTACTCTGACTGGGTGGCGGATACTCCTGGCCCGAATCTGGAACCACCAAAAAGATCCAAGCGTAAGCCACTCTCACGGCGACCCCGCAGTAGTGATGACAGCAGCGATGATGAGCGAGCGGGCAGATCCAGAGGTGGGCAGGTTACGGCCCGGAAGGTTGGACGTAAAACTGTTTTGTTTCCGCCCACAGATGCAAATGGTGAGATACCAGAGCTTTATCGTCCCGCTGAGTGGCTATCTGAGGTGATTCCACGAAAGGCACCCTATTACCCCCAGATGGGTGATGAGGTGGTCTACTTCCGGCAAGGACATGCAAAGTACTTGGATGCAGTCCGCCTGAAAAAGGTCTACAAGCTCTCGCACAGCTCGGAGCCGTGGAACTTTCACACACTGCGCGACCACGAGCTGGTGCGTGTGATTGGAATCAAATACGAAATCCGCCCACCCCGATTGTGTTGCTTGAAGTTGGCCATCATCGATGAGGAGGGCAACATGACGGGGACAACGTTCAAGATCAAGTACCACGACATGCCCGACGTTTTGGACTTTTTAGTGCTGCGCCAGACCTTCGATCTTGCCGTGCAGCGCAACTGGAGCATTGGTGACCGGTTTCGCTGCATGATTGTCGACGGCTGGTGGATGGGTCAGATTGAATCGCGCCACGCCCTCTCTGCTGACTTCCCCGACTCGTCCTTCATGTGTTTCCGCGTGCGCTGGGATAACGGAGAGTATGAGTTTATGAGTCCCTGGGACATGGAACCCATCGATCAGCAAAGAGTACCGGACGAGGTGGGAGGTGCTGTTCCAGTTCTGCCGGAGGAGATTCGCGCCACTCTATACCAGCCCAAGTCCGAGGAATGGCACAGAGGGGATCGCGATGGCACCTGCAGGCGCATTATCAATGGATTGGAGCAG GTTATGCGTCTCTCTATAGCGGAACATTTCCTGGCCCCCGTCGACCTTAACATATATCCGGACTACGCTTATTTGATCGAATATCCCATTGACCTGACCACAATTATGTATCGCTTTGAGAATCACTTCTACCGCCGAATAACCTCAGCCCAGTTCGATGTGCGCTACCTGGCCACCAATGCGGAGCAGTACAATCGCCGGCACGCCATTATCGTCAAGCATTCGCGAATTGTGACAGATCTTTGTCTGAGGATCATCAG GGAACCGGATGAGATAGATGTGGCTGCTGTTTACCATCAGCTTGCGGATGTGTACCATTCGTCGGAGTCGGAGAACGAGGTAGATTCGGATGTAGTTCCATCGACCAGCACAGGACCAACTActtcagcagctgcagcagcagctaggCAAAGAGTATCCTCAGCCAGGCG ATCCACTCGAATTCACTCGGAAGGGGACTGGCGTGCCGATTGTCGCCAACTGCTTGATCTAATGTGGGCGAGGACAGATTCGGCGCCGTTTCGCGAGCCCGTTGACACCATCGACTTCCCTGACTACCTGGAGATCATAGCTACTCCAATGGACCTGCGCACTGTAAAGGAGGATCTGCTGGGCGGCAACTACGATGATCCGTTGGACTTTGCCAAGGATGTGCGACTGATCTTCCAAAACTCCAAGAACTACAACACCAACAAGCGCTCACGG ATTTATGCCATGACCTTGCGACTCAGTGCGCTATTTGAGTCGCATATCAAGACAGTGGTCACTAGCTGGAAGGCGGCATTAAGGCGCGCTAATAAAAACAAGTCCGGCAGCAGTGGAGGAGGACGCGGTTCCAGCAGCAGTCCCAACAAGCGAGTCAAAAAGGAGCGATCCACGCGCCGCAATCAAAAGCCAACAGCAGCGGCCAGAAGGTTGCCAGTCGCTAACTCCAGTGAAGAagaggacgaggaggatgatgatgatgacgacgatgatgatgatgaggaaGAGGCAGCAACGAGGGGGCGCTCTCGTCGGCGAAACGGTGTGGCC CGTCGAGGCAAAAGCAGCAGTAGcgaggaggaagaggaggaggaaaccaGTGCGCAGGCCACGTCAGATGCCAGCAGCGATGAAGAGGAAAGAGCCCAATCCAATGACAGTTCTCCTCAGCAGACACGCACGCGCAGGGCAAGGCAGCGGCAACGGCTTAGCGATGACTCCAATATCAACGATTCCGAGGACAGTTACAACCCCAACGAGGGACGCAGCAGTCGGCGACGACCAGGTGCCGCACGCCCGTCCAGCAACAGGCAGACAAATGGCCACTCGAGCAAGAGGCGCCGTCTGAACAAAAGTCCAGCCAATGCTGCTCCTGGCCCTAGTTTGCCACGTCGGACACGTCGCATAGCAGGCAGCTCCGCAGAAGAGGCGGCATCTCACTCGCAACACGATGAGAGCACACAGGATAGTCAGATAGGACGTCGAAAGGGACGCTCGGCAAGCAGCAGATCGCAACCAATTGGCAATGGACCGAGTACCAGTGCCGCAGCTGCCTCCAACTCCAGCCTTGAAAGTCCTTCACGGAACACTCGGGCGAACGGAAGTAGAACCTCTTCGCATCTTGGAGCCGAGAATGATCACAGTTACCACCTGCCAGTGCGCAACGGGCGCATAATCGAGTCCGATACGGACTCTCCTGTTATCAGACCCACGCGTCAGAGCGCCAAGAGGGCGCTAATGGACTGGGGTCGTGGAAGCGATAttgaagaggaggaggaggaggaggaggaggaagaggaagaagaaagCGAGGAAGCCGAGGAG ATACTGCCAACACCTACAAAGGACGACGTTCCCTCTACCAGTCGAGCCGCTTTGGCTCAGGCGGCTGCCGGTCCTTCTCGCCAGCTACGCACGAACCGGAACACCGTCGTTCGTCCAGCCCAGATtgacgacgatgacgacgacgacagtGACAACGAGCCGCTGGCCAACAATCAGCAAA AAAATTATCAATCACCTGCAAAATCTAGCTCAACCGCAACAGTGGCCCCTCATCCGCTGAGCCTGCGCCGTCGATTATCCTCGCCGCCAGAACGGAATACCCATATGACCCGTTCTCATGCCACCTCCACAACGTCCTCGGCCGCAGCATCACGGGCAGAACAGCAACCAGCGGTTTCCACCCACGATCACAATTACTTAGGCAACGTGAATTCATCGAGGGCACCGCGCCGCATTCTTTCGCGCCACCAACGAAATGCCGACGAGTTGGATACCAGTTTGGATGTCCTGGAAAACTCGCGTCTGCTCTCAGCCATAGCCAATCACCGCCGGCCCACCTCTACCACGAACAGCAACAGTACAAGCAATGTGGTCACAAGGCGTCTGCGTGGTCGCGCTAGCCAGGCGAACTCGCACGACGAGGATCATGAGGAAGAGGAGGCTGCTGCCTCCGATGAGGGCACTGATGGAGGCTCTAGCTCGCAGAGCTACGAAGATGAGGATGAAGACTCCGACTCGGAAGACAATCAGCCACTCACCAGCTACGTTTCGCCCAGCAATGGTCGCCCGAGGCGCAAGGCAAAAACCTCCTCCTCATCCGCGACAACTCAGGAGCGTCCGCTGCGCCGCACACGTCGCCCGCCATCCAATAACTCCATCGCCAACGAtaacgatgacgatgacgactATGTTGTGCCGCGGAGTCGTCGTGCCAACCGGGGTGGAAACCAGCGAGCCGGGCGCAACCAAAAGAGACCGCGCTACAATGAGCAGTCCGAGGAGGAAGAGGCGGCGGCTGGATATTCCCATCGGAGTAAACGAATCCGTAACGGCGACGCTCATGCCAGCTCTCAGGAGCGATCACAGGCCTCCACCGAGCGGGACCAGGCGGAAGACGACGACGGTACCTCGGTGGACTCGGATGAACAGCGGTTGAACGTTAGCAGCAGAGGCAGGGTGCGCAAGCCGTCTGCAAAGGCGCGCGGTATCTTCAAGGAGTGA